One Oncorhynchus keta strain PuntledgeMale-10-30-2019 chromosome 11, Oket_V2, whole genome shotgun sequence DNA window includes the following coding sequences:
- the LOC118389806 gene encoding protein sprouty homolog 4-like produces MRDTTTQMESRVPHHIPGVSSSIISQPLRMVPYGRLQHPLTIFPIDQMKSSHVENDYIDSPAVVSQQPLNQKAVNRGPHEALLGAPHLPQLARCNPHNATTHPWITFSGRPSSISSSSSTSSEQRLLDHAAPTPVVDHNSTVVTTRTPCCGPKVLTSKPLDLKTAALGAATVDKKHMLLCEICGKCRCTECTLPRTLPSCWVCNQECLCSVQSLVDSATCMCLVKAIFYHCTEDEDDEGSCADRPCSCHQSNCCARWSFMAAMSLVLPCLVCYLPTMGCVKLSQKCYDKTSRPGCRCKNFQQACKSMEAKAADQEKQAS; encoded by the coding sequence ATGagggacacaaccacacagatgGAGTCGAGGGTTCCCCACCACATCCCTGGAGTGTCTTCCTCCATTATATCCCAGCCATTGCGTATGGTTCCGTATGGAAGGCTACAGCACCCGCTCACCATCTTCCCAATCGACCAGATGAAGTCCTCTCATGTGGAAAATGACTATATTGACAGTCCCGCTGTGGTCTCCCAGCAACCCCTCAACCAGAAGGCTGTCAACAGGGGGCCCCACGAGGCACTGCTAGGGGCCCCCCACCTCCCCCAACTGGCGCGCTGCAACCCTCACAACGCCACCACACACCCCTGGATAACCTTCAGCGGGCGGCCCAGCtccatcagcagcagcagcagcacctcGTCAGAGCAGAGGCTGCTGGACCACGCAGCCCCCACCCCTGTGGTGGACCACAACTCCACggtagtcaccaccaggaccccctgcTGCGGGCCCAAGGTGCTCACCTCAAAGCCCCTGGATCTAAAAACTGCTGCCCTGGGGGCTGCAACGGTTGACAAGAAGCACATGCTGCTGTGTGAGATTTGTGGGAAGTGCCGCTGTACGGAGTGCACCCTGCCCCGGACCCTGCCCTCGTGCTGGGTGTGTAACCAGGAGTGCCTGTGCTCAGTGCAGAGCCTGGTGGACTCAGCCACCTGCATGTGCCTGGTCAAGGCCATTTTCTACCACTGCACAGAGGACGAGGATGATGAGGGATCTTGCGCCGACCGCCCGTGCTCCTGCCACCAGTCTAACTGCTGTGCGCGCTGGTCCTTCATGGCAGCCATGTCCCTGGTCCTGCCCTGTCTGGTGTGCTACCTGCCCACCATGGGCTGTGTCAAACTGTCGCAGAAGTGCTATGACAAAACCAGCCGTCCGGGCTGCCGCTGCAAGAACTTCCAGCAGGCCTGTAAGAGCATGGAGGCCAAGGCTGCAGACCAGGAGAAACAGGCCTCATGA